In Ostrea edulis chromosome 6, xbOstEdul1.1, whole genome shotgun sequence, a single window of DNA contains:
- the LOC125645754 gene encoding uncharacterized protein LOC125645754 isoform X3, translating into MKLYLPAMEDMVQFEEKKAELESLVQQRKHEQYIKDGTTDIKQVITSHRGLGCGHKYDPRVKKKFQFQKTRVNLDESCNESTPSHSAVPTATDISCLPGVGHLSKPSPTASGILKKDLQIKDMKDVEDVNSGSADCQFSSNKNFKEHVLGQKGPFRHNKQLKNIFSGPKSSSFTPIPYKRKATDNPGHETGAVNSVKQSRGNDQSAAACTSHAELNIADSCHSKQTSDKKRFGSLLKTKNDKTHRSEDDEKRLGEKQKLADQYLFYRGGGWKKNWKGEWIKDEDVEFDSDEEPPDLP; encoded by the exons ACATGGTGCAGTTTGAAGAAAAGAAAGCTGAGCTGGAAAGCCTAGTACAGCAGAGAAAACATGAACAATACATAAAAGATGGAACAACAGACATAAAGCAG GTCATAACATCCCACAGAGGCTTGGGGTGTGGACACAAGTATGACCCAAGAGTGAAGAAAAAATTCCAGTTCCAAAAGACCCGGGTAAACCTAGATGAATCATGCAATGAAAGTACACCCAGTCACAGTGCAGTACCAACAGCTACCGATATTTCCTGTCTTCCAGGAGTCGGTCATTTATCTAAACCATCTCCAACAGCATCGGGGATTCTGAAAAAGGACTTGCAAATAAAGGATATGAAAGATGTAGAAGATGTTAATTCAGGTAGTGCTGACTGTCAATTCAGTAGCAACAAAAACTTCAAGGAGCATGTCTTGGGCCAGAAAGGGCCATTTCGACATAACAAgcaactgaaaaatattttctctgGACCAAAATCAAGCAGTTTTACTCCTATTCCATACAAAAGAAAAGCAACTGATAATCCTGGACATGAAACAGGAGCAGTGAATAGTGTTAAACAGTCCAGAGGAAATGATCAAAGTGCAGCAGCATGTACATCGCATGCAGAACTAAATATTGCAGATTCGTGTCATTCCAAACAAACTAGTGATAAGAAAAGGTTTGGATCTCTGTTGAAAACCAAAAACGATAAGACACACAGAAGTGAAGATGATGAAAAGCGACTTGGAGAAAAGCAGAAGTTAGCAGACCAATACCTGTTCTATAGGGG TGGGGGATGGAAGAAGAATTGGAAAGGGGAGTGGATAAAGGATGAAGATGTGGAATTTGATTCTGATGAAGAACCTCCTGATCTTCCATAG
- the LOC125645753 gene encoding uncharacterized protein LOC125645753 isoform X2 — protein MGRHRRIEEFIRKTAVKEKQKIKESVLEVFRARSKSPGGNGAFLVAGIQNEASRAKTDSPKIRSHHTGFGKKHLRDLCNATDRYALENTMSPAERRTRGRKRKSNKSKGAGIKLHKSDERLDHVQVHSDSNLRYALRSAQEQKEQQTKNAISRIASNRMTKRLGLFNQGKKSETISRAVYVCDGRRKTAEDDLQEFLNNSSTDHYSEQDKTIDKISSQKSKENEIGSVNLADLSRAETGYRSNSSTHSITPASTRQKSAPHSIVSLTSSCGSASRDDHLPSIEDIVDKVLSRVKPQKLFPDRDFVQETTDELRRIMRRNALRSCTPTPLLRTCTSIKRSLWDRYPPPRKDENKENVVHQENEVLPSEVNLMPKIEELKQPKQYVQIPTSPKRTCTSKSQTFYSSPPKLLQVQKQCGPFFCDLSDIQSDAQTLLQCHDQMIAEANRYMKQVTTKTEEFFLEDLYNSDGLDILKKQDEHAQRLQERDSRRSKEQDSWRTLFPEQSEVQPSSQDSSLSSGYQGSQILKDTGNCRTETVPTYSVKNQFPEFMPQFHDENYYRGNHTSGMSNKIRSLDILEILDDDEIQPHLGFGGQDKHKSDIKRDKDIIDNLNQDTGIPSRIHRDRNGNQRRSPQRGSQEEYQFCLKKPSLDTPSPPDELFKKHNFIP, from the exons TCTTCAGAGCACGTTCTAAGTCTCCTGGAGGAAACGGGGCGTTTCTTGTTGCTGGGATACAAAACGAAGCTAGCAGGGCAAAGACAGATTCTCCTAAAATAAGATCACACCATACAGGTTTTGGTAAGAAACATTTAAGAGACTTGTGCAATGCAACAGATAGATATGCCTTGGAGAACACCATGAGTCCAGCAGAACGAAGAACGAGGGGAAGGAAAAGGAAAAGTAATAAATCAAAAGGAGCCGGAATAAAGCTTCATAAG TCAGATGAAAGGTTGGATCATGTGCAAGTACATTCTGATTCAAATCTGAGATAT GCTCTCAGGTCAGCCCAAGAACAAAAAGagcaacaaacaaaaaatgctaTTTCAAGAATTGCCAGTAATCGAATGACA AAACGACTGGGACTATTTAATCAAGGCAAAAAGTCAGAAACAATATCAAGAG CTGTTTATGTTTGTGACGGAAGACGAAAAACAGCAGAAGATGACTTGCAAGAATTTCTTAATAACAGTTCTACAGATCACTACAGTGAACAAGATAAGACCATCGATAAGATATCTAG tCAGAAgtcaaaagaaaatgaaataggGTCTGTGAATTTAGCAGATCTAAGTAGGGCCGAGACAGGTTACAGAAGTAACTCGAGTACACACTCCATCACCCCCGCCTCCACTCGTCAGAAGTCTGCTCCTCATAG TATCGTGAGCCTCACCAGCAGTTGTGGATCAGCATCGAGAGACGATCAT CTGCCATCCATTGAAGATATTGTTGATAAAGTTCTCTCTAGGGTGAAACCACAAAAACTTTTTCCAGACAGAG ATTTTGTCCAAGAAACCACTGACGAGCTTAGAAGAATAATGAGAAGAAa TGCACTACGATCTTGTACCCCCACACCATTACTGAGGACATGCACTTCTATCAAGAGGTCTCTGTGGGATAGATATCCACCTCCTAGGAAAg ATGAGAATAAGGAAAATGTAGTACATCAAGAGAATGAAGTTCTGCCCAGTGAAGTAAATCTGATGCCCAAAATTGAGGAGTTGAAGCAACCAAAGCAATATGTGCAGATACCCACTTCCCCTAAAAGAACTTGCACATCTAAATCACAAACATTCTACAGCAGCCCTCCCAAACTTCTCCAGGTACAGAAGCAGTGTGGACCTTTCTTCTGTGATCTGTCAGACATTCAAAGTGACGCACAAACTTTGCTGCAGTGTCATGACCAGATGATAGCAGAAGCTAACAGATATATGAAACAAGTGACAACAAAGACAGAGGAATTCTTCCTTGAAGACTTGTACAATTCTGATGGTCTTGACATCCTGAAGAAACAGGACGAGCATGCACAAAGGCTACAGGAACGGGACTCGAGGAGAAGTAAGGAGCAGGATAGTTGGAGGACCCTTTTTCCTGAACAGTCCGAGGTCCAGCCCTCATCACAAGACTCTTCATTATCCTCAGGTTACCAGGGCAGTCAGATACTCAAGGACACTGGGAACTGCAGGACTGAAACA GTACCAACATATTCAGTAAAAAACCAGTTCCCAGAATTCATGCCTCAATTTCATGATGAGAACTACTATAGGGGAAACCATACAAGCGGAATGTCTAATAAA ATCAGATCATTGGATATTCTAGAAATCCTTGACGATGACGAGATACAACCTCATCTTGGTTTTGGAGGCCAGGATAAACACAAGTCTGATATAAAGAGGGACAAAGACATCATTGACAATCTTAATCAAGACACTGGCATCCCCAGTAGGATCCACAGGGATAGGAATGGCAACCAGAGACGGTCCCCCCAAAGGGGCTCACAGGAGGAGTATCAATTCTGTTTGAAGAAACCCAGCCTAGACACCCCTAGTCCACCGGATGAACTGTTTAAAAAGCACAACTTTATTCCTTAA
- the LOC125645753 gene encoding uncharacterized protein LOC125645753 isoform X1, which produces MGRHRRIEEFIRKTAVKEKQKIKESVLEVFRARSKSPGGNGAFLVAGIQNEASRAKTDSPKIRSHHTGFGKKHLRDLCNATDRYALENTMSPAERRTRGRKRKSNKSKGAGIKLHKSDERLDHVQVHSDSNLRYALRSAQEQKEQQTKNAISRIASNRMTKRLGLFNQGKKSETISRAVYVCDGRRKTAEDDLQEFLNNSSTDHYSEQDKTIDKISSQKSKENEIGSVNLADLSRAETGYRSNSSTHSITPASTRQKSAPHSIVSLTSSCGSASRDDHLPSIEDIVDKVLSRVKPQKLFPDRDFVQETTDELRRIMRRNALRSCTPTPLLRTCTSIKRSLWDRYPPPRKGKYENKENVVHQENEVLPSEVNLMPKIEELKQPKQYVQIPTSPKRTCTSKSQTFYSSPPKLLQVQKQCGPFFCDLSDIQSDAQTLLQCHDQMIAEANRYMKQVTTKTEEFFLEDLYNSDGLDILKKQDEHAQRLQERDSRRSKEQDSWRTLFPEQSEVQPSSQDSSLSSGYQGSQILKDTGNCRTETVPTYSVKNQFPEFMPQFHDENYYRGNHTSGMSNKIRSLDILEILDDDEIQPHLGFGGQDKHKSDIKRDKDIIDNLNQDTGIPSRIHRDRNGNQRRSPQRGSQEEYQFCLKKPSLDTPSPPDELFKKHNFIP; this is translated from the exons TCTTCAGAGCACGTTCTAAGTCTCCTGGAGGAAACGGGGCGTTTCTTGTTGCTGGGATACAAAACGAAGCTAGCAGGGCAAAGACAGATTCTCCTAAAATAAGATCACACCATACAGGTTTTGGTAAGAAACATTTAAGAGACTTGTGCAATGCAACAGATAGATATGCCTTGGAGAACACCATGAGTCCAGCAGAACGAAGAACGAGGGGAAGGAAAAGGAAAAGTAATAAATCAAAAGGAGCCGGAATAAAGCTTCATAAG TCAGATGAAAGGTTGGATCATGTGCAAGTACATTCTGATTCAAATCTGAGATAT GCTCTCAGGTCAGCCCAAGAACAAAAAGagcaacaaacaaaaaatgctaTTTCAAGAATTGCCAGTAATCGAATGACA AAACGACTGGGACTATTTAATCAAGGCAAAAAGTCAGAAACAATATCAAGAG CTGTTTATGTTTGTGACGGAAGACGAAAAACAGCAGAAGATGACTTGCAAGAATTTCTTAATAACAGTTCTACAGATCACTACAGTGAACAAGATAAGACCATCGATAAGATATCTAG tCAGAAgtcaaaagaaaatgaaataggGTCTGTGAATTTAGCAGATCTAAGTAGGGCCGAGACAGGTTACAGAAGTAACTCGAGTACACACTCCATCACCCCCGCCTCCACTCGTCAGAAGTCTGCTCCTCATAG TATCGTGAGCCTCACCAGCAGTTGTGGATCAGCATCGAGAGACGATCAT CTGCCATCCATTGAAGATATTGTTGATAAAGTTCTCTCTAGGGTGAAACCACAAAAACTTTTTCCAGACAGAG ATTTTGTCCAAGAAACCACTGACGAGCTTAGAAGAATAATGAGAAGAAa TGCACTACGATCTTGTACCCCCACACCATTACTGAGGACATGCACTTCTATCAAGAGGTCTCTGTGGGATAGATATCCACCTCCTAGGAAAggtaaat ATGAGAATAAGGAAAATGTAGTACATCAAGAGAATGAAGTTCTGCCCAGTGAAGTAAATCTGATGCCCAAAATTGAGGAGTTGAAGCAACCAAAGCAATATGTGCAGATACCCACTTCCCCTAAAAGAACTTGCACATCTAAATCACAAACATTCTACAGCAGCCCTCCCAAACTTCTCCAGGTACAGAAGCAGTGTGGACCTTTCTTCTGTGATCTGTCAGACATTCAAAGTGACGCACAAACTTTGCTGCAGTGTCATGACCAGATGATAGCAGAAGCTAACAGATATATGAAACAAGTGACAACAAAGACAGAGGAATTCTTCCTTGAAGACTTGTACAATTCTGATGGTCTTGACATCCTGAAGAAACAGGACGAGCATGCACAAAGGCTACAGGAACGGGACTCGAGGAGAAGTAAGGAGCAGGATAGTTGGAGGACCCTTTTTCCTGAACAGTCCGAGGTCCAGCCCTCATCACAAGACTCTTCATTATCCTCAGGTTACCAGGGCAGTCAGATACTCAAGGACACTGGGAACTGCAGGACTGAAACA GTACCAACATATTCAGTAAAAAACCAGTTCCCAGAATTCATGCCTCAATTTCATGATGAGAACTACTATAGGGGAAACCATACAAGCGGAATGTCTAATAAA ATCAGATCATTGGATATTCTAGAAATCCTTGACGATGACGAGATACAACCTCATCTTGGTTTTGGAGGCCAGGATAAACACAAGTCTGATATAAAGAGGGACAAAGACATCATTGACAATCTTAATCAAGACACTGGCATCCCCAGTAGGATCCACAGGGATAGGAATGGCAACCAGAGACGGTCCCCCCAAAGGGGCTCACAGGAGGAGTATCAATTCTGTTTGAAGAAACCCAGCCTAGACACCCCTAGTCCACCGGATGAACTGTTTAAAAAGCACAACTTTATTCCTTAA
- the LOC125645754 gene encoding uncharacterized protein LOC125645754 isoform X2, with the protein MNTTEEDELRSYLRKTFLRMKLYLPAMEDMVQFEEKKAELESLVQQRKHEQYIKDGTTDIKQVITSHRGLGCGHKYDPRVKKKFQFQKTRVNLDESCNESTPSHSAVPTATDISCLPGVGHLSKPSPTASGILKKDLQIKDMKDVEDVNSGSADCQFSSNKNFKEHVLGQKGPFRHNKQLKNIFSGPKSSSFTPIPYKRKATDNPGHETGAVNSVKQSRGNDQSAAACTSHAELNIADSCHSKQTSDKKRFGSLLKTKNDKTHRSEDDEKRLGEKQKLADQYLFYRGGGWKKNWKGEWIKDEDVEFDSDEEPPDLP; encoded by the exons ACATGGTGCAGTTTGAAGAAAAGAAAGCTGAGCTGGAAAGCCTAGTACAGCAGAGAAAACATGAACAATACATAAAAGATGGAACAACAGACATAAAGCAG GTCATAACATCCCACAGAGGCTTGGGGTGTGGACACAAGTATGACCCAAGAGTGAAGAAAAAATTCCAGTTCCAAAAGACCCGGGTAAACCTAGATGAATCATGCAATGAAAGTACACCCAGTCACAGTGCAGTACCAACAGCTACCGATATTTCCTGTCTTCCAGGAGTCGGTCATTTATCTAAACCATCTCCAACAGCATCGGGGATTCTGAAAAAGGACTTGCAAATAAAGGATATGAAAGATGTAGAAGATGTTAATTCAGGTAGTGCTGACTGTCAATTCAGTAGCAACAAAAACTTCAAGGAGCATGTCTTGGGCCAGAAAGGGCCATTTCGACATAACAAgcaactgaaaaatattttctctgGACCAAAATCAAGCAGTTTTACTCCTATTCCATACAAAAGAAAAGCAACTGATAATCCTGGACATGAAACAGGAGCAGTGAATAGTGTTAAACAGTCCAGAGGAAATGATCAAAGTGCAGCAGCATGTACATCGCATGCAGAACTAAATATTGCAGATTCGTGTCATTCCAAACAAACTAGTGATAAGAAAAGGTTTGGATCTCTGTTGAAAACCAAAAACGATAAGACACACAGAAGTGAAGATGATGAAAAGCGACTTGGAGAAAAGCAGAAGTTAGCAGACCAATACCTGTTCTATAGGGG TGGGGGATGGAAGAAGAATTGGAAAGGGGAGTGGATAAAGGATGAAGATGTGGAATTTGATTCTGATGAAGAACCTCCTGATCTTCCATAG